A DNA window from Turicibacter sp. TJ11 contains the following coding sequences:
- a CDS encoding L-serine ammonia-lyase has protein sequence MESLRELYKVGNGPSSSHTMGPARAAKIFMERYKEAVSYEAILYGSLAATGEGHLTDYIIIKTMEPKPVKITWRPEDFRPFHPNAMQFIAYNEANEELGTWTVYSVGGGSIIEEGQARDEVESVYPNTTMNEVLEICKEKNWTLADYVYEHEQEVKPYLEEILSVMRESLMNGLVEEGTLPGKLNYPRRAKQFYEHAKSAPDDLSILIYAYALAVSEQNACGDVVVTAPTCGASGVLPGVLFALQEREGYTDAQLIDALAVAGLIGNLIKTNASISGAEVGCQGEVGSACSMAAAAVAFLKGASNLHCEYAAEIGLEHHLGMTCDPVYGYVQVPCIERNAVAAKRAFDAAKYAMLTDGYHTITLDQVMQTMKETGHDLMAKYRETAQGGLAKHFAEC, from the coding sequence ATGGAAAGTTTACGTGAGTTATATAAAGTAGGAAATGGACCGTCGAGCTCGCATACGATGGGACCTGCTCGTGCGGCAAAAATCTTTATGGAACGTTATAAAGAAGCGGTATCATATGAGGCTATTTTATATGGAAGTTTAGCAGCAACAGGAGAAGGACATTTAACAGACTATATTATTATTAAAACAATGGAACCAAAACCAGTAAAAATTACTTGGCGACCAGAAGACTTTCGTCCGTTTCATCCAAATGCCATGCAGTTTATTGCCTATAATGAAGCGAATGAAGAATTAGGAACTTGGACGGTTTATTCTGTTGGTGGTGGATCAATTATTGAAGAAGGACAGGCTCGTGACGAGGTTGAATCTGTTTATCCTAATACAACGATGAATGAAGTGTTAGAAATTTGTAAAGAAAAGAATTGGACATTAGCTGATTATGTTTATGAACATGAACAAGAAGTTAAGCCGTATTTAGAAGAAATTTTATCAGTTATGCGCGAGAGCTTAATGAATGGATTAGTCGAAGAAGGAACATTACCTGGAAAACTAAATTATCCACGTCGTGCGAAGCAATTTTATGAGCATGCTAAATCAGCACCAGATGATTTATCTATCTTAATTTATGCTTATGCTCTAGCGGTGTCAGAACAAAATGCTTGTGGTGATGTAGTAGTAACCGCACCAACTTGCGGAGCATCAGGTGTTTTACCAGGTGTTTTATTTGCCTTACAAGAGCGTGAAGGATACACAGATGCACAGTTAATCGATGCGTTAGCAGTGGCAGGATTAATTGGGAATTTAATTAAAACAAATGCCTCTATTTCAGGAGCAGAAGTGGGGTGTCAAGGAGAAGTGGGATCAGCTTGTTCAATGGCAGCAGCGGCAGTAGCTTTCTTAAAAGGAGCTTCTAATCTACATTGTGAATATGCAGCAGAAATTGGACTTGAGCATCATTTAGGAATGACTTGTGATCCTGTTTATGGTTACGTTCAAGTTCCATGTATAGAACGTAATGCGGTAGCCGCCAAACGTGCCTTTGATGCAGCAAAATACGCGATGTTAACCGATGGATACCATACCATTACGCTTGATCAAGTGATGCAGACGATGAAAGAAACTGGTCACGATTTAATGGCGAAGTATCGTGAAACAGCTCAAGGAGGACTCGCAAAACATTTTGCAGAATGTTAA
- the uvrB gene encoding excinuclease ABC subunit UvrB, with product MTNGKFEIVSKYAPSGDQPRAIEELVENINQGVKEQVLLGATGTGKTFTIANVVQAVNKPTLVLAHNKTLAGQLYSELKEFFPNNAVEYFVSYYDYYQPEAYVPSSDTFIEKDAKTNDEIDKLRHSATAALLERNDVIVVASVSCIYGIGDPQEYKSMMVSIRVGMEMERNELLNELVRIQYQRNDIDFHRGTFRVRGDVVEILPIATEKNAIRIEFFGEEVDRIREIDTLTGEVLSERKHVVIFPASHFVTGEERLKIALKNIEEELEDQVKYFESEGKLLEAQRIEQRTRYDLEMLAEMGFCSGVENYSGPLSLRERGATPYCLLDFFPDDWLLVADESHVTLPQVRGMYNGDRARKETLVNHGFRLPSALDNRPLQFDEFEHKIHQAIYVSATPGDYELARTDKVIEQIIRPTGLLDPIIELHPSRGQIDHLVGEIYKRIEKNERVLITTLTIKMSEELTNYLKELGIKVAYLHSEIKTLERIEIIRDLRVGTYDVLVGINLLREGLDIPEVSLVAILDADKEGFLRSDRSLIQTIGRAARNAEGRVILYADKVTGSMQRAMDETARRREIQEKYNEEHDITPMTVRKDVRDVIRATEIVEKEAMYDKKMSRKDKQKLMQKLEKEMKEAAKALDFETAATLRDAMLELKIELGL from the coding sequence ATGACAAATGGTAAGTTCGAGATTGTGTCTAAGTATGCACCATCAGGTGATCAACCAAGAGCAATTGAGGAGTTAGTTGAAAATATTAATCAAGGTGTCAAAGAACAAGTGTTATTAGGAGCAACCGGTACAGGAAAGACATTTACAATTGCAAATGTCGTACAGGCTGTTAATAAACCGACATTAGTATTAGCACACAATAAAACATTAGCTGGTCAGTTATATAGTGAGTTAAAGGAGTTTTTTCCAAATAATGCGGTTGAGTATTTTGTGAGTTATTATGATTATTATCAACCAGAAGCATATGTCCCTTCATCAGATACATTTATTGAAAAAGATGCAAAAACAAATGATGAGATTGATAAATTACGCCACTCAGCAACGGCTGCTTTACTGGAACGTAATGATGTCATCGTCGTTGCATCCGTTTCTTGTATTTACGGGATTGGAGATCCACAAGAATATAAAAGCATGATGGTATCGATTCGTGTAGGAATGGAAATGGAACGCAATGAATTGCTTAACGAACTCGTTCGTATTCAGTATCAACGTAATGATATTGATTTCCATCGTGGAACATTCCGTGTACGTGGAGATGTTGTTGAAATCCTTCCGATTGCGACTGAAAAAAATGCGATTCGTATTGAATTCTTTGGAGAAGAAGTTGATCGTATTCGCGAAATTGATACATTAACAGGTGAAGTTTTAAGCGAACGTAAACACGTTGTTATTTTCCCAGCGTCTCACTTCGTGACAGGAGAGGAACGATTAAAGATTGCGCTAAAAAACATTGAAGAAGAACTTGAAGATCAAGTCAAATATTTTGAATCAGAAGGAAAGCTTCTAGAGGCGCAACGAATTGAACAACGAACGAGATACGATTTAGAGATGTTAGCAGAGATGGGATTTTGTTCGGGAGTAGAAAACTATTCAGGGCCACTTTCATTACGTGAACGTGGAGCAACACCTTATTGCTTACTTGATTTCTTCCCCGATGATTGGTTATTAGTTGCGGATGAATCTCACGTGACGCTTCCACAGGTTAGAGGAATGTATAATGGCGATCGTGCTCGTAAGGAAACTCTTGTTAATCATGGCTTCCGTTTACCTTCTGCACTTGATAACCGTCCGCTACAATTTGATGAATTTGAACATAAAATTCATCAAGCGATTTACGTATCAGCGACACCAGGTGATTACGAATTAGCACGTACAGATAAAGTCATTGAGCAAATCATTCGTCCAACGGGGTTACTTGATCCAATTATTGAGTTGCATCCAAGTCGTGGACAAATTGATCATTTAGTTGGAGAAATTTATAAACGAATTGAAAAAAATGAACGTGTGTTAATTACAACATTAACAATTAAGATGTCAGAAGAATTAACGAATTACTTAAAAGAGTTAGGAATTAAAGTAGCCTATTTACACTCTGAAATTAAGACGCTTGAACGAATTGAAATTATTCGTGATTTACGAGTTGGAACGTATGATGTTTTAGTAGGAATTAACTTATTGCGTGAGGGATTAGATATTCCAGAAGTTTCACTTGTTGCTATTTTAGATGCAGATAAAGAAGGATTTTTACGTAGTGATCGTTCGTTAATCCAAACGATCGGACGTGCGGCCCGTAATGCAGAGGGACGTGTCATCTTATATGCTGATAAAGTAACAGGATCCATGCAACGCGCCATGGATGAAACAGCACGTCGCCGTGAAATTCAGGAAAAATATAACGAAGAACATGATATTACTCCAATGACCGTCCGTAAAGACGTCCGAGATGTCATTCGAGCGACTGAAATTGTTGAAAAAGAGGCCATGTATGATAAAAAAATGTCTCGTAAAGATAAACAAAAATTAATGCAAAAGCTTGAAAAAGAAATGAAAGAAGCAGCGAAGGCACTTGATTTTGAAACAGCAGCAACACTTCGTGATGCTATGCTTGAATTAAAAATTGAGTTAGGTTTATAA
- a CDS encoding S41 family peptidase, with product MKRKKIFQILASFFLGVIVTLLLTLVFPAKKTMQTIVSPANYGETAAINQVYEALKTYHYFYEGDSQALIDGAIAGMIDALDDPHSTYFTMTDYENFVEHLEETYSGIGCEVTNINGYTMIVSPFPNSPADVAGILANDLVVEVDGENVVGQSLQDVTNKIKGPVGSTVTLGIQRNDNTDLIYIEVTRQAIDQETVKTELIPVGEESIGYLQISTFGENTANEFKQGIESLEEQGMTSLIVDLRNNSGGYLTSVVEMVDYLLPADKVITTIEGREGGGTTYKTSTEGKDYPIVTLINEGSASASEIFAAAMKEAGGYEVIGTTSYGKGTVQVSMPLDDHSSLKITTQVWKTPDGNWINEEGVTPTIEVEAPDFYYYYQVYLTDGKSLAYDMVDASIQNAQNILNTLGYRVDRTDGYFDKSTQEAVKAFQKDSGIEPTGVIDGKTAGDLTLALRDKVRDKQYDTQLQKAIGVLQQ from the coding sequence ATGAAGCGTAAGAAAATTTTTCAAATCTTGGCAAGCTTCTTTTTAGGGGTTATCGTCACATTACTATTAACACTAGTGTTTCCTGCTAAAAAAACGATGCAAACAATTGTTTCTCCGGCTAATTATGGAGAGACAGCGGCTATTAATCAAGTATATGAAGCATTAAAAACGTATCATTATTTTTATGAGGGTGATAGTCAGGCCTTAATAGATGGAGCTATTGCTGGAATGATTGATGCATTAGATGATCCACATTCAACTTATTTTACAATGACTGATTATGAAAATTTTGTTGAGCATTTAGAAGAGACTTATTCAGGAATCGGATGTGAAGTCACTAATATTAATGGCTATACCATGATTGTTTCTCCATTTCCTAATTCACCAGCAGATGTGGCTGGAATTTTAGCGAATGATTTAGTCGTGGAAGTAGATGGAGAAAATGTAGTCGGACAAAGTTTGCAAGATGTAACTAATAAAATTAAAGGACCAGTCGGTTCAACGGTTACCTTAGGAATTCAACGAAATGATAATACAGACTTAATTTACATTGAGGTAACAAGACAAGCTATTGATCAAGAAACTGTGAAAACAGAGTTAATTCCAGTCGGTGAAGAATCTATTGGCTACTTACAAATCTCAACATTTGGTGAAAACACAGCGAATGAATTTAAACAAGGAATTGAATCTTTAGAAGAACAAGGAATGACTTCGTTAATTGTTGATTTACGTAATAACTCAGGAGGTTATTTAACAAGTGTTGTTGAAATGGTTGACTATCTATTACCAGCAGATAAAGTCATTACAACGATTGAAGGTCGTGAAGGTGGGGGAACAACCTACAAAACGTCAACTGAAGGAAAAGACTATCCGATTGTGACCCTAATTAATGAAGGAAGTGCTTCAGCTTCAGAAATTTTTGCAGCAGCTATGAAAGAAGCCGGAGGCTATGAAGTAATTGGAACGACTTCTTACGGAAAAGGGACAGTACAAGTTTCAATGCCACTTGATGATCACTCTTCTTTAAAAATTACAACTCAAGTATGGAAAACACCAGATGGAAACTGGATTAATGAAGAGGGAGTTACACCAACCATTGAAGTGGAAGCACCTGATTTTTATTACTATTATCAAGTTTATTTAACAGACGGAAAATCGTTAGCGTACGATATGGTTGATGCATCGATTCAAAATGCACAAAATATCTTAAATACGTTAGGTTATCGTGTCGATCGAACAGATGGTTATTTCGATAAATCAACACAAGAAGCCGTTAAAGCATTTCAAAAAGATTCAGGCATTGAACCAACAGGAGTCATCGATGGTAAAACTGCAGGTGATTTAACTCTTGCTTTAAGAGATAAAGTTCGTGATAAACAGTACGATACTCAACTTCAAAAAGCGATTGGAGTCTTACAACAATAA
- a CDS encoding murein hydrolase activator EnvC yields the protein MPKKIATVLSLIVAFSLTQPSSFTSKAATTCSTKEECNAIISEAQSQISDLKGKEAEIQEEIEIVEGNMGTTIQKISETENAIEEFEKKIIVKENEIKNSENEINQLENEIKELKEVVAERMRVSQRLSRANTILQVLSESENLVDLIRRLRVVNHFAESDAEAMDELSLLVSQQQAMLATLKVQKQELASNKEDLERERQTLTAYQEQLEQQKEELAKQMQELESERLSAAEILQIAEEQKKILEQTPPPVISNGSSSSGGVVSGTGFMIPLATGYVSCEYMCYPNHTGIDLANYGDTSTPVYAAQAGTVIRAGWHSAYGNHVMITHNVNGQVLTTVYAHMHSAPYVSVGQQVSRGTQLGTMGNTGNSFGAHLHFEIYEGYYNYPYAVNPRNYISFPSSW from the coding sequence ATGCCTAAAAAAATAGCTACTGTTTTAAGTTTAATTGTAGCGTTTAGCTTAACTCAACCAAGCTCTTTCACTTCAAAGGCAGCCACAACTTGTTCTACAAAAGAAGAGTGTAATGCAATTATTAGTGAAGCACAGAGTCAAATTTCAGACTTAAAAGGAAAAGAAGCAGAGATTCAAGAAGAAATCGAAATTGTTGAAGGAAATATGGGAACAACGATCCAAAAAATTTCTGAAACAGAAAATGCGATTGAAGAGTTTGAAAAGAAAATTATTGTTAAAGAAAATGAAATTAAAAATAGTGAAAATGAAATTAATCAACTAGAAAATGAGATTAAAGAATTAAAAGAGGTTGTTGCAGAGCGTATGCGTGTTTCACAGCGTTTATCTCGAGCAAATACGATCTTACAAGTTCTTTCTGAATCAGAAAATTTAGTTGATTTAATTCGTCGATTACGTGTGGTGAATCATTTCGCTGAAAGTGATGCCGAAGCGATGGATGAGCTAAGTTTACTCGTTAGTCAGCAACAGGCGATGTTAGCTACGTTAAAGGTACAAAAGCAAGAACTTGCTTCTAATAAAGAAGATTTAGAGAGAGAACGTCAAACGTTAACGGCTTATCAAGAACAATTAGAACAACAAAAAGAAGAGCTAGCTAAACAGATGCAAGAATTAGAAAGTGAACGTCTATCAGCAGCAGAAATTCTTCAAATTGCTGAAGAGCAAAAGAAAATTTTAGAACAAACGCCACCACCAGTTATTTCAAATGGAAGTTCATCGAGTGGAGGGGTTGTGAGCGGAACAGGTTTTATGATTCCATTAGCAACAGGATATGTTAGCTGTGAATATATGTGCTATCCAAATCATACAGGAATCGACTTAGCAAACTATGGGGACACATCAACACCAGTTTACGCTGCGCAAGCAGGAACGGTCATTCGTGCAGGATGGCATAGCGCTTATGGAAATCACGTCATGATTACACATAATGTAAACGGTCAAGTTTTAACAACGGTGTACGCTCATATGCACTCAGCTCCTTATGTTTCAGTAGGACAGCAAGTTTCTCGTGGGACACAATTAGGAACAATGGGGAATACAGGAAACTCTTTCGGGGCTCATTTACATTTTGAGATTTATGAAGGGTATTATAATTATCCGTACGCTGTAAATCCAAGAAATTATATTAGTTTCCCATCATCATGGTAA
- the ftsX gene encoding permease-like cell division protein FtsX: protein MKLIRQLFRYIRDGFKNIWNNLFMSLSSVITLTLTLSLCALFVLFAYNTRNFTEQVESEIKIFVEFSKDATEEQITTALETMESDEHVAEVIHVTKEEEYADFIDRIGEDDPELAVFFENTSEDNPLPDIAIAAADDVKNVDKVANTIKEIDGIAYVDYGEESSLAAFTNITNIIRQSFSTIVVILLVLAVFLIQNTIKLTIYARKNELKIMKLVGASVSHVTVPFLIEGLIIGILGAVGPILFTIYGYQFIYELFGGVLVIPMLQMTAPFPTVYQLGVLIGIISIIVSLLGSFFAVIKYSLKI, encoded by the coding sequence ATGAAGCTAATTAGACAACTTTTCCGTTACATTCGTGATGGATTCAAAAATATTTGGAATAACTTATTCATGTCACTTTCTTCAGTCATTACACTAACGCTAACGTTAAGTTTATGTGCGTTATTTGTATTATTTGCTTATAATACGCGTAATTTTACAGAACAAGTCGAAAGTGAAATTAAAATTTTTGTTGAATTTTCAAAGGATGCAACAGAAGAACAAATTACAACAGCACTAGAAACGATGGAATCAGATGAGCATGTCGCTGAAGTCATTCATGTAACAAAAGAGGAAGAATATGCTGACTTTATTGACCGTATTGGTGAGGATGATCCGGAATTAGCGGTGTTCTTTGAAAATACAAGTGAAGATAATCCGTTACCTGATATCGCGATTGCTGCTGCCGACGATGTGAAAAATGTTGATAAAGTTGCTAATACGATTAAAGAAATTGATGGAATCGCCTACGTTGACTACGGTGAAGAATCATCGTTAGCTGCGTTTACTAATATTACAAACATTATTCGTCAATCATTTTCAACAATCGTTGTTATTTTATTAGTATTAGCGGTATTCTTAATTCAAAATACAATTAAATTAACGATTTATGCACGTAAAAATGAATTGAAAATCATGAAGTTAGTAGGAGCCTCTGTATCACATGTGACGGTTCCGTTCTTAATTGAAGGTTTAATCATCGGAATTTTAGGTGCCGTAGGTCCTATTTTGTTTACGATTTATGGTTACCAATTTATATACGAATTATTCGGAGGCGTATTAGTGATTCCAATGTTACAAATGACAGCACCTTTTCCAACCGTTTATCAACTAGGTGTTTTAATTGGAATTATTTCAATTATTGTTAGTTTACTAGGAAGCTTTTTCGCCGTTATCAAATACTCGTTAAAGATCTAA
- the ftsE gene encoding cell division ATP-binding protein FtsE, translating to MIEFTNVSKKYANGVIGLHNINIQIESGEFLFVIGPSGAGKSSLLKMINRQEKATGGELIVKGVNVTKLNRFKVPKLRRQIGVVFQDFKLLQKMTVYQNVAFALEAIGLPGKEVKEKAIKAIELVGLKNKMRFYPNQLSGGEQQRVAIARAIANNPDIIIADEPTGNLDPENSTQIVNILKKLNKEGKTIIMATHDHELIFEKDCRVITIDHGTIFSDEVRGYYEAN from the coding sequence ATGATCGAATTTACAAATGTCAGTAAGAAGTATGCAAACGGAGTCATTGGACTTCATAATATAAATATTCAAATTGAATCAGGAGAATTTTTATTCGTTATTGGCCCAAGTGGGGCTGGAAAATCATCTCTTTTAAAGATGATTAATCGTCAAGAAAAAGCAACAGGTGGCGAGTTAATCGTTAAAGGGGTTAATGTAACGAAGTTAAATCGTTTTAAAGTACCAAAATTACGTCGTCAAATCGGTGTTGTCTTTCAAGATTTTAAATTACTACAAAAAATGACGGTTTATCAAAATGTTGCGTTTGCTCTAGAAGCGATTGGACTACCAGGAAAAGAAGTTAAAGAAAAAGCGATTAAAGCCATTGAGTTAGTAGGATTAAAAAATAAAATGCGTTTTTATCCAAATCAATTATCTGGTGGAGAGCAACAACGTGTAGCCATCGCTCGTGCGATTGCGAATAACCCAGATATTATTATTGCAGACGAACCGACTGGAAACCTGGATCCAGAAAACTCAACTCAAATTGTAAACATTTTAAAGAAGCTAAATAAAGAAGGAAAAACCATTATTATGGCGACTCATGACCATGAATTAATCTTTGAAAAAGATTGTCGTGTTATTACGATTGATCATGGAACAATCTTTAGTGATGAGGTGAGAGGTTATTATGAAGCTAATTAG